Part of the Actinomycetota bacterium genome, TCCAGCGCGAACCATGTGCCGCAGCGGAGGAACGCTCCGTCGTCCCCGCTCACGAACGGACGGTATCGTTGGCGGGGTCCGATCGTGCCGGATTCGTCGGATTTGTAGATCCACACTTCAACGACCGCGCCACTGATGTCACGAATCGCCCCGGCGGTCGCTTCGAGGATGGCGCAGTCGGCACCGGACTCGTCACCGGCGGCCGCCCCAACCCGAGCGCCTTCGCGCGTGCCGGCCGTGACACTCAGCCAGTCGCGAAGCCCCATGCCCCACTCGACGCTCCCAAGGGCCACGAGCAGCAGCAGGCTGAGGATCAATGCGGCTTCGATGACGGCGACGCCTTGTTCGTTGCGGATCCGCTTCATCGTGTCATCAAGGGTTCGGGATCAGTCGGACCGGGTTGCCGATGATCCGGGCCATCCAGGTCGTTCTGTCGTGTGGCTGGTTGAGTTCGATTTCCATGTACCACCAGCAATCGGATGAGCACGTGTAGCTCGACGGAATCTCGACGTTTGCCGTGACCCATTGGCCGTTGAAGATGGGGCTGCCGTCCGAGGTCTGAATCCTGCACGGCCCGCTGCTGCTGCTTCCGGTGATGGTGCCGTTCTCATCCTCGGAGAACCATGAGCACTGGGCCGTCGTACCATCGGGCATCTTGACGGTCATGTAGGCGTTGCCGTTGTCTTCGCCCGGGTCGTAGAAGTGCAGCTCGAGCCTCTTGCCCGCATGGAGCTGTTCGACTTTCGCCAGGTTCAGTATCCCGGTGGCGCCCGGTTGATTGGTGAAGATCGAGATGTCGTTGATGCCGTAGACGTGTGGGTTCGATCCCGAGGAAACCGAGGCATGGACCGAGTACTGGTTCGTGCCGCCGAGATCTCCGGTGGTCCAGACTCGCAGGACATAGATGCCCGGTGTCAACGTGCCGCCGACATCGCAGAGCTCTGCCCAGCGGTTCTTGTAGGTGGAGGCATAGGAGCCGCTGGGGATGTCGAACCGGCAGCCGGCGATGGGAAGGTTGTCGGTCGGGTCGAGTGGCGTGGTATCCGGCTCGTACAGTTCGAAGTGGGTATCGGTTCCTCCACCATCGTCTTGGGCGCGATCGCCCGTCTGATAGCTGAAGTTGCCTCGTTCGTAGAACCCGGCATCGTAGATGTGAACCTTGAGGTTTGAAGAGCCGGGTGCCACTTCGATGCCGTAGTAGTAGCCGGCCGGCCGGTACTGGGAGTTGTTGAAGTGGCTTCCGGACCACGGGTCATCCCAGAATTCGGTCGCGAATGCATCCCCGTTGAACTTGTTGGTGAGACGACCGGAGATCGCGGCCCAGAAATTCGGATCTCCACCGGTGCAGTTGGTGCCCGGGGGATTGACCGGCGCTTCGCCGAAGCAGTTGTCGGGGCTGCCTATCGGCACGGGTTTGATGTATTGGGCGGTCGACGTTCTGGTGATCGTGAACTGGTCGAACCCGATGATGCGCAGGAGATAGGTGGGCACGGTGGTGGTCAGCACCACCTGGAGGCTGTTGTCGGCGAGTGGGATGAGTTGGACGCCTCCTCCCGGATACCCGTTGGCGGCCGCGGCGGCGTCGGCGTCGTTCTGGGCCTGATCCAGGAAACCGGGCAGGTTCACCACCCCTGCGAGTGCGGCTGAGTCGGCGGCGTTCTGCAGTCTGGACGAGTTGAGGTACAGCCATGTGAGGTCGACGGAGAGCGCTGCGAATGCGAGGAGCACGACGAGCGAACCGGCCGCCCATACGAGGACGGCTCCGTTCTCGGATGTCTCGAGTCGCAGGAGTTTCCGCAGTCGCGACCTCATTCGAACGCCTCCGGTTCCATGCGCAGGATGGTGCTCTCGTCGATGACGTAGCTCCCGGTGAAGGGCGGGAAGCCGGTGATCCAATTGTGCGTCATCTGGATGCGGATGCCGATGATGTCCAGTGGTTGTGAACCGGCAGCGGTCTGTCGCGTGGACGAGGGCCACTGTTCGACGACGCTCCAGTTCAGGAGAGGATTGGCGCACGGATCCGGATCGCCGCCCGTGTAGGTCCATGTGTTCGTGCGCGACGCGATCTGGTCACCATCGGAGGTCGCCTCGTAGATCTCGAAGCGGTCGACGCGATCGAGGAAGCCGTTGGGGAGAAAATCGACGATGCTTGTCATGATCTGGCAGTCGGCGTCTGGCGCCGTCCCCACGAACGCGCCTGTGCGGACTCCTTCGCGTGCGGCCTGTTCGACGGTGAGGAAGTCGTAGAAGGACATGCCGAACTCCATGATTCCGATGAAGAGGAGCATGATGAGCGGCATGACCAAGGCGAACTCGACGAGCGTCGCTCCGTCTTGGCGACGGTTTTGCCCGCGAAGAGGTCTCACTCGTTTCCTCCCAGGGCTGTCTCCCAGCGTGGCGGCATCATCGCGCCACTGGCCCAGCCATGGAATCTACACGACGCGATGAGAACTGCAACGGCGAAGGCCTTGAACGTGGTTGCGAACCGGAGGACGGCGATGTCCCGGTCGTCACGAGATCTCATGATATCGCCGCCTTCCACCGGACAGCGACGCGTACGCAGTGTGATGCCAAGGAATAGAAGAGTCGAGGGAGATCTGCAGGCTGATCACGACCTCATCCCTTTTCTGCTCGCGAGGGCGCTTTCCGGGCCTTCCGGTCCCATACATGACAACCACGTCAGGCGTTCAGAATATCACTGTCCGTGGTCTCGGGCAAGGGGTTCGTCTGTACCCTATTTCCCCAGAACGAGGTGAAGGGGACTGCCGATGATGTAGGCACGCCACGTCGTCGTGTCCTGGGTCGTTCCGTTATACGCGTAGTGCACTTTCCACCAGCCGCCCGGATAGGTGGCGGGGAGATCGAACTCTGCTTTGAGCCACTTGCCGTTGTAGTCGTGGGCCGGTCTGGTTGCGTCGATCGTGCATGAGGTCCCCGAGGGGTGGGTGGTGAGCGCCGACCAACTGTCGGTCACCTCGTTTCGCATGCTTACGCGACACCCGCCGGACCACGGGCTTCCGTCGGGACCGAGGAAGGAGATGATGTTGCTGACATTGTTCTGCGCGTCGCCCGGGTCGTAGAGCTCGACGACGAACGTCTTTCCCCGGTACGAAGAAGCCACTTCGGCGAGGTAGAAGTCGGCGCTCGTCGCCGAGATGTTGTTGAAGATCGAGATGTCACGGATCCCGTAGAGGCGCGGCGTCGCTCCGACACCGGTCACGTTGAGCGAGTAGCGGTTGAGGCCCGTATCGTCCTGCTGCCTCGGTGTGTCGACCCGGATCTCCAGCGGATAGATGCCCGGTGCAGGATTGGCGACCGTACAGAGCGATTCCCAAACATAGGGGGCACCGGCGGCGAGCTCCGGCTCGGGGGGCTTGGTCACGCTGCATCCGGGGACCGGTGTGTTGTCGGAGATATCCAGCGGTGTGGGATCCGGGTAGTAGAGCGTCGCGATGACGGTATGGCCCGCTCCGCCGCATCCGCCGCAAACGTTGTGGTCTCCGGTGCGCTCATGATCGCCGCCGGGGGTGTGCAGGGCCAGGTCGAGGGTGTTGACGGTGAACGACGACGTTCCGGCAGCCACGTCCACGCCGTAGAGGTACCCGCGGTCCCGCCACGACGGATTGGGGGATGTGCTGCAATTCGCGCCGCTGCCGGCTCCGTCGGGACACCATGACGAGTAGGCGTCACCCATGCGCGTGTCCGTGTACTTGCCGTGGATGTTGGCCCAGAAGCCGACCCAGGTGCCGCTCTGAGGATCGTTCCCGAAGGTCGAGCCGGGACTTCCCATCGGCAGCGGGGGAACGAACTCGGCGATTGCCGATCGCGTGATCTTCTGGGAGGCCTTGCCGAACACCTTGAGAAAGAACGTCGGGACGGTCACCGAGACCGTGACTCTCAGTTCGTAGGGCGCGTTCGCGCCAGAGACATCTTGGACTCTGGCCGGTGTGACGACGGCGGCGCCGACGCCGTCTGTGAAGCCGTTGGCGGTGGCGACCTGCCGTGCGGTATTGGAGGCGTCGGTCGCGAACTTCTCGGGCATGTAGATTACGCCGGCCAGTGCAGCCGCGTCTGCCGCGCGCTGAGCCCGGCTTGCGTTGAGGTAGAACCAACCGAGGTCGGTGGCGAAGGCCGACAGCCCGAGCAGAACGACGAGCATGATGCCCACCAGCGGGAGAACGGCTCCGCGTTCGGTCTGCGGCTGCTTCATCAGGGCACTCCCTGTGCAGGCTCGAGCTGGAACACGCTGTCGTCGGACCACGGGCCGCCCGGAAGCGGCATGAAGTTCGTCAACCAGGTGTGGTCGAAGATGATTCGCACACCGAGTTCATCCAGGCCCGGCAGGCGATTGTCACGGAGCGCGGGCGTCCAGGGACAGCCGTTGACCGCCATGCACATCCAGCCCCCGCCGGCCTTGGGGATATACACATTGCTGGTGGAACACAGTCCTTCACTGCCGACGGCGCATCCCAGAGTGGCGTCGGCGGGATCTCCATTGCTGTCGGCTTTGTAGATCCAGACCGCCTGGATCGTAGACGAATGTATATCTGCCACGGCCTGTTCCACCGCGTTGAGGACGATCGTGTCTGCCGTGGCGGTGGTTCCGGCTGCCGAGCCGATACGCGCTCCGGTGCGCGCCGCGTTGGAGATGGACAGCCAGTCGATGAACGCGAATCCGAACTCGGCGACACCGAGCGCGAGGATCAGCAACATGGGCAGTACGAGGGCGGTCTCGATCAGGCTGACGCCACGCTCGGAACCGATCCGTTTTCGGGTCATGATCCAAAAACCTGAGGCTCGATGCGCATGATGACCGCCTTGGTCCAGTTGGAGATACCATCGTTATACATCGTCGTGAGCCAGTGGTGCTGGAATCGGACGGTGACCTCGATCCGCTCTGTCGGTGTGTCGATCTTTCTCCCGGAGGGAAGCCAGTTGGGTGGGACATAGGAGAGGTCGTCCGGATCGGGACACGGGGTCCAGCGGCAGGGTGTGGTGCCGTCCCACCGGTAGGTGGTCGTCTCCGACATGTGATCGGGGTCGTCGATCGTGACGTCGACGATATCGCCCATCATCGAGGCGGTGAGGGCGCGTTCGACCGATCGTAGGATGGCGATATCTGCTGCCGAATCGTTGCCTGCCACGGCCCCGATCCGAGCACCCTCCCTGCTCGCGTGACTGATCGAGAGCCAGTCCTTGAAAGCCAGGCCGAATTCCATAATGCCGTACAGGACGGTAATGAGAAGTACCGAGACGATGGCGAACTCGATGAGGGTTGCACCGTGGTCGTCCTTCATTCGGTTGGCAGGGTGCGGATCATGCACATTCCCCCCGATGGAAACCACTACTCTATGTGGTGACAGTACTGCAATAGGCGGTTGACCGCAAGGGGTCATGCGAAGGGTATCGGAGTTGGCGATCAATGTCTCGAGGCGCGCGATATCTCGGGGGATCCGGTGGAAGAGCGATGACCGTGAGAAGCGCAGTTGTGTCCGTTTGCAGCGCCGGCGACGCCAGGCCCGTCCGTGTTTCCATCGCCGGCACCGACGGGTTCGAAAGACGAGAGGGGCCCCGATCGGGGCCCCTCTCCGGTTCGACGGCGGCTATTGGACCGTCTGGCCTATCCGTTTGCGGTTCTTGAGCTTCGCCTTGACGTAATCCAGGTTCATCAACGCGATGAAGTCGATCGAGACGCTCTTCGGGCATGCCGCCTCACACTCGCCGTGGTTTGTGCAGGAGCCGAAGTACAGCTCCATCTCGTCGACCATCGCCTCGACCCTGGTCCAGCGCTCCGGCTGGCCCTGCGGCAGCAGGTTCAGATGCGACACCTTGGCAGCGGTGAACAGCTGTGCCGCACCGTTCGGACACGCGGCCACACAGGCACCACATCCGATGCAGGCCGCGGCATCCATGGCTGCGTCCGATGCAGGCTTCGGCACCAGAATCAGGTTTGCATCCGGGGCGCTGCCCGCTCGGATGGTGATGTATCCGCCGGCCTCGATGATGCGGTCGAGCGGGCTGCGGTCCACCACGAGATCCTTGACGATCGGGAACGCTTTCGCTCGCCACGGTTCGACGACGATGGTGTCACCATCGTTGAACTTGCGCATGTGGAGCTGACAGGTTGCCGTTCCATCCTGCGGTCCGTGGGGATGGCCGTTGATCACTATGCCGCACATCCCGCAGATGCCTTCGCGGCAGTCGCTGTCGAAGGCCACCGGCTCTTCACCCTTGGTGGTCAGTCGTTCGTTGACGACGTCGAGCATCTCCAAGAACGACATGTGCTCGCTGACGTCTTGCACGGGGATCGTTTCGAATCTGCCGGGAGCTTCGGGCCCGTCCTGGCGCCAGACTTTGAGTGTGACGTCCATTACTTGTAGCTCCTTTGCGAGAGTGCCACGTACTCGAACTCGAGCGGCTCCTTGTGGAGAACCTCCTCGATCTCGTGGCCGATACCCTTGAACTCCCAGGCGGCGACATACGAGTACTCTTCGTCGTTGCGGAGTGCTTCGCCCTCTTCGGTCTGGCTCTCGACGCGGAAATGACCGCCGCACGACTCTCGCCTGTCAAGTGCGTCGAGTGCCATCAGCTCCGCCAGCTCGAAGAAGTCCCAGACTCGACCGGCGTTGGCCAGCGCCTGGTTGAAGCTCTCGTTCGTGCCGAGCACCTTCAGGTCGGAATGGAACTCCTCGCGAAGTTTCCGGATCATCTCCAGGGCCTCGGTGAGGCCGGCTTCGCTGCGTTCCATGCCGACGTGTGAGACGAGGATCTTGCCGAGCTCCTTATTGAACCAGGTGGCGGTCCGTGAGCCGTCGACCGAGAGCAGACGATCGAGATGATCACGAACTTCTCGCTCGACCTTGGTGAAGGCTTCGCCGGCGACATCCATCGGTTCGGTTCCCAACAACGGGGCCAGATAGTTGCCGATCGTGTAGGGGAGCACGAAATAGCCGTCGGCCAGGCCCTGCATCAGCGCACTCGCTCCGAGACGGTTGGCGCCGTGGTCGGAGAAGTTCGCTTCCCCGATCACGAACAGCCCCGGGATGGTGCTCATCAATTCGTAGTCGACCCAGAGGCCGCCCATCGTGTAGTGCGTCGCGGGATAGATTCGCATCGGCACTTCGTACGGGTTCTCGTCCGTGATGCGTTCGTACATCTCGAACAGATTGCCGTAGCGTTCCTCGATCGTCTCCCTGCCCAGCCGCTTGATGGCGTCGGTGAGATCCAGGTAGACGCCGTTCTTGCGCGGGCCGACTCCCCGTCCCTCATCGATCATCTTCTTCGCGTTGCGAGAGGCGACGTCACGGGGTACCAGGTTGCCGAACGACGGATACCGCCGCTCCAGGTAGTAGTCCCGGTCCTCTTCGGGAATCTCGTTGGGAGGACGAGTCTCGTTCGGGTCCTTCGGTACCCAGATCCGCCCGTCGTTGCGCAGCGACTCCGACATGAGTGTCAGCTTCGACTGGAACTCCTCGCTCTGCGGGATACACGTCGGATGGATCTGTACGAAACATGGGTTGGCGAACGCCGCCCCTCGCCGATGTGCCCGCCAGATGGCCGTCGCATTGCTCGCCATGGCGTTGGTCGACAGGTAGTACACGTTGCCGTACCCGCCGGTGGCGAGCACGACCGCATGTGCGGAGTGGCCCTCGATCTCGCCGGTGAGCAGGTTTCGAGTGATGATGCCGACCGCCTTGCCGTCGTGGACGACCAGATCGAGCATCTCCATTCGGGTGTGCAGCGTGACCTTGCCGGCGCGGATCTGATTGGCCATCGCCTGGTAGGAGCCGAGCAGCAACTGCTGGCCGGTCTGGCCCCGCGCATAGAACGTTCGTGACACGAGCGCCCCGCCGAACGACCGGTTCGCCAGGGTGCCACCGTACTCACGGGCAAACGGGATCCCCTGAGCGGTGCACTGGTCGATGATCTTGTCGGCCACTTCGGCCAGGCGATGCACGTTGGCCTCGCGGGAACGGTAATCGCCACCCTTGACCGTGTCGTAGAACAGCCGGAACACCGAGTCGCCGTCGTTCGTGTAGTTCTTGGTGGCGTTGATACCGCCCTGGGCGGCGATGCTGTGGGCTCGTCGCGGCGTGTCGTGGTACGTGAAGACCTCGACGTCGTAGCCCAGTTCGCCGAGTGTCGCCGCCGCCGAAGAACCCGCCAAGCCGGCACCCACGATGATGATCTTGTACTTGCGCTTGTTGGCCGGGTTGACGAGCTTCGTGTGGAAGCGATAGTTCGTCCACTTCTCCCCGATCGGCCCCTCAGGGATCTTTGCATCGAGTTTGATCATGATGTCCCTCCGCTCACCCGACCACATGGGTCAGCACCGCGAGCGGGATGCTGACGTTGCCGATCACGATCACCAGGGCGAAGGCCGTGGCAAACCATCGTCGCCATGGGTTGAACCGTGTGTTGTTCCACCCAAGACTCTGAAAGAGGCTCCATGCGCCGTGGTAGATGTGAAAGCCCAACAGGATGTTGGCGATGATGTAGAACGTTGCCACCGGCCAGCGGGAGAGGCTGGCCACAACGTTGTCGTACACCGCGCCGCGCACAAAGTCGGGGTTTACGTTGCCCCAGGTCAGG contains:
- a CDS encoding pilus assembly protein, with amino-acid sequence MRPLRGQNRRQDGATLVEFALVMPLIMLLFIGIMEFGMSFYDFLTVEQAAREGVRTGAFVGTAPDADCQIMTSIVDFLPNGFLDRVDRFEIYEATSDGDQIASRTNTWTYTGGDPDPCANPLLNWSVVEQWPSSTRQTAAGSQPLDIIGIRIQMTHNWITGFPPFTGSYVIDESTILRMEPEAFE
- a CDS encoding pilus assembly protein codes for the protein MTRKRIGSERGVSLIETALVLPMLLILALGVAEFGFAFIDWLSISNAARTGARIGSAAGTTATADTIVLNAVEQAVADIHSSTIQAVWIYKADSNGDPADATLGCAVGSEGLCSTSNVYIPKAGGGWMCMAVNGCPWTPALRDNRLPGLDELGVRIIFDHTWLTNFMPLPGGPWSDDSVFQLEPAQGVP
- a CDS encoding pilus assembly protein — protein: MKDDHGATLIEFAIVSVLLITVLYGIMEFGLAFKDWLSISHASREGARIGAVAGNDSAADIAILRSVERALTASMMGDIVDVTIDDPDHMSETTTYRWDGTTPCRWTPCPDPDDLSYVPPNWLPSGRKIDTPTERIEVTVRFQHHWLTTMYNDGISNWTKAVIMRIEPQVFGS
- a CDS encoding succinate dehydrogenase/fumarate reductase iron-sulfur subunit: MDVTLKVWRQDGPEAPGRFETIPVQDVSEHMSFLEMLDVVNERLTTKGEEPVAFDSDCREGICGMCGIVINGHPHGPQDGTATCQLHMRKFNDGDTIVVEPWRAKAFPIVKDLVVDRSPLDRIIEAGGYITIRAGSAPDANLILVPKPASDAAMDAAACIGCGACVAACPNGAAQLFTAAKVSHLNLLPQGQPERWTRVEAMVDEMELYFGSCTNHGECEAACPKSVSIDFIALMNLDYVKAKLKNRKRIGQTVQ
- a CDS encoding fumarate reductase/succinate dehydrogenase flavoprotein subunit, producing MWSGERRDIMIKLDAKIPEGPIGEKWTNYRFHTKLVNPANKRKYKIIIVGAGLAGSSAAATLGELGYDVEVFTYHDTPRRAHSIAAQGGINATKNYTNDGDSVFRLFYDTVKGGDYRSREANVHRLAEVADKIIDQCTAQGIPFAREYGGTLANRSFGGALVSRTFYARGQTGQQLLLGSYQAMANQIRAGKVTLHTRMEMLDLVVHDGKAVGIITRNLLTGEIEGHSAHAVVLATGGYGNVYYLSTNAMASNATAIWRAHRRGAAFANPCFVQIHPTCIPQSEEFQSKLTLMSESLRNDGRIWVPKDPNETRPPNEIPEEDRDYYLERRYPSFGNLVPRDVASRNAKKMIDEGRGVGPRKNGVYLDLTDAIKRLGRETIEERYGNLFEMYERITDENPYEVPMRIYPATHYTMGGLWVDYELMSTIPGLFVIGEANFSDHGANRLGASALMQGLADGYFVLPYTIGNYLAPLLGTEPMDVAGEAFTKVEREVRDHLDRLLSVDGSRTATWFNKELGKILVSHVGMERSEAGLTEALEMIRKLREEFHSDLKVLGTNESFNQALANAGRVWDFFELAELMALDALDRRESCGGHFRVESQTEEGEALRNDEEYSYVAAWEFKGIGHEIEEVLHKEPLEFEYVALSQRSYK